The Fictibacillus phosphorivorans genomic sequence CAGCAGTTATGATTACATATGTTGCGACACAGATTGGATTTGCAACATCGTGGATGAATCCGTTTGGTGTAGCGATTGCACAAGGAATTGCGGGAGTTCCAGTATTATCCGGTGCACCTTTCCGTATTGGTATGTGGGCATTCTTTACATTAGTGGGTATTGTTTATACATGGATATATGCTTCTAAAATTAGAAAAGATCCTAAACGTTCATTATCTTATGATTCCGATGCATACTTCCGAGAAGATTTTAAACAAACGGATATTAAAGCTAACTTTGGAATAGGACATATCCTTATTCTTTTAACAATAGTAGCAGGGGTAATCTGGATTGTATGGGGCGTTGTTGAAAGAGCATACTACATTCCTGAGATTGCAACTCAATTTTTCACAATCGGTTTAGTTGCGGGTATAATTGGAGTAATCTTCAAATTAAATAACATGACAGTTAACGGTATATCTGATGGATTCAAACAAGGAGCTAGAGATATTCTCCCTGCAGCTCTCATAGTTGGTATGGCAAAAGGGGTTATTATCATGTTAGGTGGTGACAACCCCGCTGAACCTTCCGTATTAAACACAATGCTTAATGCAGCTGGCGGTCTAGTTTCAGATGTACCTGTAGCAGTTTCTGCCTGGATCATGTATGTGTTCCAAGCTGTGTTCAACTTCTTTATCGTATCAGGTTCAGGTCAAGCCGCTCTTACTATGCCTTTGATGTCTCCGCTTGCTGACATGGCAGGGGTTACTAGACAAGTGGCAGTACTTGCTTTTCAGCTTGGTGACGGATTTACTAACATGATTGTACCGACTTCCGGAGCATTGATGGGAACATTGGGAGCGGCACGTATCGAGTGGTCCAAATGGTTTAAATTCCAAATTAAGTTTCAGCTATTATTATTTATTTTAGCTTCTATAGTAATCATTACAGCAGTACTTATTGGTTTTAAATAATCTATCTATCTTTTTAAAATAAAGGAATGATTCACATGTTTACACTTATAAAAGGCGGTGAGGTGTACGCACCTCAATATCTCGGAAAAAAAGACATCCTACTCGCTGCCGGGAAAATTACCAACATCTCAGATCATATTGAATGGCCCGCACCAGCACTTGATATTCAAGTTATTGATGCAACAGGAAAAATCGTGGCACCAGGTTTTATTGATGGACATGTTCATATTACTGGCGGTGGAGGAGAAGGTGGGTATAAAACGAGAACTCCTGAGATTTATCTGTCAGATGTAACGAAAGCTGGAGTTACAACAATCGTAGGTGTGATTGGTACAGACGGAACAGCTAGGACGATGACGAATCTAATCGCAAAAGCAAAAGCGCTTAAAGAAGAAGGAATCTCGTGCTTTGTACACACCGGTTCCTATCAAGTTCCTGTTAAAACGTTAACAGGAAATATTGAAACAGACATCATGATGATTGATGAGATTATCGGTGTAGGTGAAATTGCGATTTCTGATCATCGCTCCAGCCAGCCGGACGCTCATGAACTGGCTAGACTTGCCTCCCAAGCAAGAGTTGGAGGCATGCTTTCAGGAAAATCAGGTGTTGTGAACATTCACCTTGGCGACAGCAAACGTATGTTATCTTTGATTGAAGAAGTTGTAGAAACGACCGATCTGCCTCTTTCTCAATTTTATCCGACGCATATCAACCGTAATTCTTATTTGTTTGAAGCGGGAATTCAATATGCGAAAAAAGGCGGTATCGTAGATTTCACAACAAGTACGACGAAGCAATTTTTAGAAGAAGGCGAAGTTAAATGCTCAATCGGGCTTAAGAGAATGTTAGATGCTGGAGTGGCAATCGAGCAAATCACGTTTACATCAGACGCACAAGGAAGTTTGCCTGCATTTAATGAATTTGGAGAATTTACGGGCTTGCGTATCGGCAAAGTGAACTCGCTGTTTGGTGAAGTGCGTGATGCTGTTCAATTAGAAGGGATTCCACTTCATGAGGCGTTGCAGACAATCACTTCTAATCCTGCCCGCATTTTAAAGCTTAAACAAAAAGGAAGACTGCAAGAAGGGCTGGATGCTGATCTTGTTCTGCTTAATGAAGATCTCAGCATTGATTCAGTTATCGCGTTGGGTCAAGTGATGGTTCTAGACGGAGAGGCTGTAATTAAGGGAACCTTTGAAGATTAAAGGGAGCGATATTAACGCTTCCTTTTTCACTTTCAACTTATGAAATATATGGTAAAATAGATAACATACATAATTTTCTTAAAAGGTGGCGATCATGTGGCAAAACAAGAAATTCCAACAACGTTAAGTCCTGAATTGTATGAACACCTGCAAGGCGAACAGCTTGTCCTCTTAGGGACCGTTGACGTGGAAACAACAGCTCCATCTGTTAACGCAATATCATGGGTAAAGAGTTTGTCGAAAGAGAAGATTCGGTTTACGGTGACGAACAATTCACGCATCGTAACAAATATTAAAGATAATCCACATGTGGTCCTTACAGTAGTTGGTCTTGAAACTGTGTATTCAATTAATGGAAAAGCGAACATACTGCAAGAAACCATGGAAGGTGTACCATTAAAGCTTGCGAAGATCGAAGTAGACATCGATCAAGTGTTTGAAAGTATGTTCTGGGGTGCAAAGATCGTTCAAGAACCAGTATATGAAAAAACGTATAACGAAAAGAAAGCAAAAGAGTTAGATGTACAAGTATATGACGCTTTAATGAAATAAAGCTGACTTTTTCGCAACTAGAAGAAATGTACAAACCGTCAAAACATTATGTTGTGGCGGTTTTTTGGTTATTTTTTAAATTTGTGCAAGAAGAAAAGAGTGTCAGATCATAAAGGGGGAATCACAAATGCCTATCCAGTACCGATTGTTTCTCTTGTCGGGGCTTATTTCAATATTGGTCGGGATCTTACAGATCACGAGTCTTTTAGAAACGAAAGCGGATGGTTTGAGTGTTTGGGGGTATTTTCTTTTAATATGGGGGATTGTTGCATTTCTTTGTGCGTTAAACCGTTTTAAGATCGGGTGGATAAATAACTTAATAGCTACAATGGGAGCAGTTATACATGGAGCGGTGGTTATGTACAGCCTCTTATTCCCGTTTGAAACGGTTACAAAAGGAATGTCGTACTTGTACCCGATCATGTCTTTCATCTCAGTATGTTGCTGTGCGGTAATTCTAGGATTAAAAAGTGATAAAACACATTCAAAAATGATCAGCAAATAGTGTGCTTTTTTACTTTATGATAAAATTAGATCATTAACTCCTTGTTAGTTGGTTTTAAACAAGGTAACTGTGGCTACGATGAGGGTATGAGGAAGAAAAGGAGAACGATTGATGGACTGGCGAAACTGGGAACGCTATTTTACTGAAAAAAACATATTAGAGCTACTCGATCAATACAAAGATCTAGGTTTCTTGCCAGGAATATTGCTACCTATGCTCGAATCATTTTTGCCGATTCTTCCACTTTTTATTTTTGTAGCGGGAAATGCAGCGGCATACGGATTTTGGTTAGGCTTTCTTTATTCGTGGATCGGGGTATGCGTAGGATCAATCATTGTGTTTCTACTAGTACGACGTTTTGGACAGAAGCGATTCTTGAACTTTTTAAACAGACATACGAACACAACACGGATGCTAGGATGGGTTGAGAGGCACGGCTTTGGTATGCTTTTTCTTATTTATTGTTTTCCGTTTACTCCATCTGCTCTTGTAAACGTAGTAGGCGGATTATCACGGATTAATACGAAAACCTTCTTGCTGGCGTTAACTCTAGGTAAATTGGTGATGATCGCGATCGTTTCATTTATCGGATATGACTTTGTTGATGTGTTGAAGAGTCCTTTAAAACTTGGAATGATTGCTTTTGGTATATTCGTATTGTGGCTAGGTGGAAAAATTGTTGAATCCAGACTTAAAGAATCAGAGCACCGGGCGTGATAAAAGCGCTAGGTGCTTTTTTGCTTTCACGAAGATCTTTTTCCTTGAATATAGTTAAAAAAGAGGAAGGGAGACTTTGTATTGATTAAGATCAAGTCACAAAAGCAGATTGAAAAGATGCATGAAGCAGGAAGGCTGCTCGCTTCATGTCATAGAGAATTAAGCAAGCTTGTTACGCCAGGAACATCAACATTGAAACTTGATCAATTTGTTGAAAATTTTTTAAAAGCTCACGGAGCAAAAGCTGCACAAAAAGGATATATGGGCTATCCTTATGCAACTTGTGCTTCTGTAAATGATGAAGTATGTCATGGGCTTCCTAATAAAAGAGCGTTAAAAGAAGGTGATATCGTAACGATTGATTTTGTTGTGAACTTAAATGGGTGGTTGGCCGATTCTGCATGGTCGTATGCAGTGGGAAACGTTTCTACGAAATCTCAAGACTTGATGGATGCAACGAAGAAAGCACTATATAAAGGGATAGAACAAGCTCAAGTTGGTAATCGTATAGGTGATATAGGTCATGCGATCCAAACCTATGCGGAGAGTAAGGGATATTCAATCGTTCGAGAGTTTATTGGGCATGGTATTGGTCGTTCCATACATGAAGAGCCTCAAGTTCACCATATAGGAGAGCGTAATACGGGAATCACTTTAAAAGAGGGTATGGTCATAACCATCGAGCCTATACTCAATGCAGGGCGGCCGCATGTTAGTTTAACAGAGGATGGTTGGACAGCTGTGACGTACGATGGAAGTCTTTCAGCGCAATATGAACATACCGTTGCCATCATGAAAGATGGACCAATTATTTTAACAGAACAAGCTTAAAATAAACATTGCCGCATATTCTTTAAAGAAGAGCGGTAATTTTTTTTGCTCTTAAGGTTATTTTTTTAAAGTAACTTGACATAGACAAGTTACTCATTGTAATATACTAACATAAAGTAAGTTAAAATGATGAGAAGAAAGAGGGGATTATGGATGGTATCATTAGGATTACTTATTATTCGTTTAGTTGTGGGGCTTTCATTAGCAGCACATGGAGCTCAAAAGTTGTTTGGGTGGTTCGGCGGTTATGGATTAAAAGGAACTGGAGGCTGGATGGAATCCATCGGTATTAAACCAGGCTATACGATGGCTCTATTAGCAGGTCTGGCTGAATTTGGCGGAGGACTTTTGTTTGCCGCAGGTTTGTTTACCGAAATTGGTGCTGTGCTGATCGCTGGAACGATGCTTGTGGCTGCAGTTAAAGTACACTTGCAGAACGGGTTCTGGGTAACATCGAACGGCTATGAGTTTAACCTAGTCTTAATCGCAGTAGTGATAGGAGTCGCCTTAACAGGTGCAGGAGATTATTCTTTGGATCACCTTTGGTTAAAATAGAACTGAATACAGAACAAAAATGACGAAACCACTTTATGCTAAGTGGTTTTTTCTTTTGGCTATGTAATTAAGATCAGAAGAAAAGATTCAATACGATACCATAGTCACAGTTAGAAAAATCACTTATAATGGTGAAGTACTTTTATAAGGAGGTGACGTTCCTTGTTTAAAGAGATGTCAGAGAACCAGATATTATTATATGTCATAAAAAACTTAAAAGAGTTACGGAAAAAAGAATTTCAGCTTTTAATCGATGAACTTCACCCGTATGATATCGCAAATGTGTATAAAAATTTGCCTGAGAAGCACAGACATAAGTTTGTTACGTTCTTAACCACAAGACAGATTGCTTCCTTGATTCAAGAACTTGAAAGTGATCTTCAGATGGAAATTCTGAACAAACTTGGCATTGAGCGCTCATCTCACATTATGAACTTAATGGAGAATGATGACTTAGCAGACCTTCTCGGTAACTTGGATGTTAATGAGATTCAAGATTTTCTATCTTCTATGAAGGCAGATGAATCCAAAACCGTTCAAAGTCTAATGCAATATGATTCAGATACAGCTGGTGGTATCATGACCAACCGGTTCGTATGGATTCCGCAAGTGTATACGGTTAGAGATGCGGTTGAAAAGCTAAAAACATTCGCCGGTTTTGCAGAGAATATTTATTACTTATATGTCATTGATGATGAAAGAAAACTTGTTGGTGTAGTCTCTTATCGTGATCTATTATTAGCAGAGATGGATGAGAAGATAGAGGAAATCATGTACAGCAGGGTTATCTCCGTACCTGCAGAGACAGACCAAGAAGAAGTAGCGCGTACCATTGAGCGCTATGACTTTATAGCTGTTCCTGTAACGGATGAAAACGATCGTTTGATCGGAATTGTTACAGTCGACGATGTTCTCGATGTATTAATAGAAGAAGCGAATGAAGACATCGAGAAGTTATCAGCGACGGGTAAATCCATTGATTTTCAGACAAGTGCTCTTGTAGCTTCATACAGAAGACTACCTTGGCTTATTTTGCTTCTGTTTATAGGGATTTTATCTGGAAGTATTATAAGCACGTTTGAAGGAACGATTGAACGCGCAGTTGCACTTACGTACTTTATGCCAATGATTGCAGGTATGACAGGGAATACGGGCACACAATCTCTTGCAGTAGTTGTTCGTGGACTTGTATCGCATGACATCGATCGGCCGACTATTATGAAATTAATACTCCGAGAATTTGGTGTTGGATTTATTATAGGAATTACATGTGGAATTCTCATTTCGATCGTTGCTTACCTTTGGAAAGGAAATTTAATATTGGGGCTAGTTGTTGGTAGCTCTTTGTTCTTTACTCTGATAATCGGTACGCTGGCAGGAACACTTATCCCGTTATTACTCTACAGGTTTAAGATTGACCCAGCGGTAGCGTCGGGACCTCTTATCACAACATTGAATGATATTTTTTCACTCTTGGTATACTTTGGTACAGCAACAATGTTTCTGTCTCATCTTCTTTAAAAAATATTAGTGAAGTTAAGTCGAAGTAATAACAGATAGTGTAGGAATTAAAAATCAGTCTTCTGACTGGTTTTTTATTTTTAAAAAAATGTTGCATTTTTCCAATTCGCAGATACAATTAAACAAAATAAGGAGGAGTATAGAGATGATAGTTAAGTTGGATCAAACGTGGCACGGAAAAGTTATGGACTATTTGAGTGCAGAACCTGCGCTAAACTTATTCATTATTGCTGATATCGAGAATTTTGGATATGAAACAGATTCTCAAGACATCTGGGCAGATGTTGAGGAGAACGGAGCGATCACAGGCATCCTTCTTCGTTATAAAGGAAACTACCTTCCTTATGCTAAAGGGGAGATTAATGCAAAAGCATTCTCAGAGATTATCAATAAAGATAAAAATTATGAGATGCTTTCTGGTAAAAAGGAAATCACGGACCAGTTCACTCCTCATTTACAGTTTGAGCGAACAAAGGAGCTATATTTTGCTGAACTAACAGATGCAGAATCCATAAAGAAGAATATACCAAGAGAAAGCATCTTACAAGCAGAGCTTAAAGATGTTGATGGCCTCATGGAATTAAAATATTTAATCAAAGAATTCTCAATTGGAAAAACAGCTAAAGAAAGCTTGGAGCAAGCATTATCGACCAAAACAGGACGCACTTATTTTATAAAAGAAGAGGGTAGCATTGTTTCTTGTGCTTCTTCTACGGCAGAAAATTCACTGTCGGCGATGATTGTCGGCGTTTGTTCACACCCTGAAAAAAGAAACAAAGGGTATGCTTCACTTTGTATGGAAGCGCTATGCTACGATATTTTAGCTGAAGGGAAAACGCTCTGTCTTTTCTATGATAACCCTAAAGCAGGATCGATATATAAGCGTTTAGGCTTTAAAGATATTGGATTTTGGAGTATGAACTATTCAGTCCAAACAACAGAAACCCAAAAAAACCAAGAAGTAGTGAAATAACTTTCTTACTTTAAATGAAGTGAAGATGCGAGACTCTCGGCTAGGATGTGGAGGGCAGCCCGAAGAATGATGTGACTCGTTTAGACCCGACGTTTTAAGGGACCTTACCAAAATAGCGTAAAAAAATAAAAACGGCAGAATCGATCTCTATCGATTCCGCCGTTTTTTTCTTTGGCACTCTTCTAAAAGATGGTTGCTTTAAACTCTTTGTAACCTTTGCCAATTGATTGGAGTGGAAAGCGAGCAGCCTGAAACGGAAATCAACACTTCCAAAAGCAACACAGTATACGTAAACAGCCTTTTCTTTTGTTAACTAACCAAGCTTCCGTTCTGAAGATTGTTCATGTGAAGAATTCTTTTCTTCATTAGAAGTTCTTAGTGGTATTTCTTGTAAGAAGAAAAAGGTTAGTATGAAGGCTGTGCCGATAACAATGGCGCCAGTTAAGAAAACACCGTTTAATGCATAACTTAAAGACTCACGCAAAATACCAAGTACTTGTTTAATAACGTTCAAAGATTCAGGAGGTAAAGCACTAAATTTTTCTAAAACAGCTTCCTGATTCAGCAACACTTGAGGGTTTGCGAGCTGTTTAATCTGCGCACCCATCTCAGGTGTAACTCTAGGAGAAGATGCAACTAGCTTTTGAGACTCTTTATTAAAGTGGTCTGCTAGAGAGTTATTCATCACACTTCCCATAATGGAAACACCAATCGTACCACCAAGCTGTCTGAACAGCTGAACAGAAGAGGTCGCAACACCTAAATACTTGTGCTCAATCGCGTTCTGTACGGTTAAGGTGAAGATCGGAAAAGCTATTCCTAGTCCTGAACCAACGAGAATCATATTAAGGATTGCTGTCGTATTCGTCGTTTGTGTATCCATAAAATGCATACTCGTCATACCACTAACCATGATGAACAATCCAAGCATAGCTAATTTCTTATACTTTCCTGTCTTTGTTATAATCTGCCCGCTAATCGTGCTTCCTGCAACCATAGCAAGTGTTAGTGGCATCATGACGAAACCGGATTTGGTGGCGGATGTTCCCATCACTCCTTGTATGAAGAAAGGCATATACATGATAGACCCGAACATACCAGCTCCCAGGAAGAATCCGATTATGTTAGAAACGGTGAAAACTTTGTTTTTGAACATATCAAGTGGTAGGACAGGACTCGAAACACGTTTTTCTGTTGCAACAAATAAAAAGAAAGCTACGATCGTTACAGTAAAAAGGCTGATGATTTCTGGAGAAACCCAATCATATTGATTTCCTGCCCAAGTGAATGAAAGGAGAAGAGGAACCATGGTTAATGTTAGTAACAGAGAACCCGTGTAATCAATGGATTCTTTCTCTTTTCTCTGTACAGAAGGAAATAGGAAGTAAATAGCAGCAAAAGCGACAAAGCCAAAAGGTAGAAAGATCCAGAATACCCAATGCCAATGAAAGTGATCGACGATGTACCCTCCTAAAGTTGGACCAAACACACTTGCTAAGCCGAAAACACTGCTCATGATTCCTTGCCATTTACCACGTTCGCGTGGTGGAAATAGATCACCAACTGCTGTGAAAGCTGTCGACATGATCATTCCGCCTCCAAAACCTTGAACCCCTCTAAATAAGATGAGTTCAAGGATGCTACCTGATATACCGCATAAAAGTGAACCTGCTGTAAACACACCGATTCCCAATAAGATAAATGGCTTTCTACCATAAATGTCTGATAGTTTTCCAACTAATATGGCTGTAATACTTGAAGTGAGCATGAAAATCGTGAAAACCCAGCTATAGTATTCGATTCCTCCAAGATCAGCAATGATTTTTGGTAAAGACGTTCCAACGATTGTTTGGTTTAACGCTGCAAAAAGCATAGCAGACATGATGGAAAGCATAATAATTACCTTCCGCCGCATTTCTAGATGTTCCATGCATCACCCTCCTATTCATATTATAAATATTTAACATTGTGAATTATTTTCGAAAAGGAAAACTGCTCCACTAATCAAGCAGTTTTATTGAAGAATCTATCATTCGCTTTATGTCTTCATCTGTTAAAGCACCAAACTTTTTTTCTAGGTAATTATTTTTAATGTTATCCATTTTTCTTGCAATTTCTCTACCATCTTCAGTAATTTCCAAATAGACGATCCGACGGTCTGAATCTGATCGTACACGCTGAATATAGTTCTTGGCCACAAGACGATCAGTAACCGCAGTAATATGACTTGAGGAAACTTTTAATTCGTTTGCGATTTCGGATGCCATTAAAGGACTTTGGATAAACAAAGTCTGAAGAACAGCAAACTCATTGCTTGGAATATAATCTGAGTATACTTCGTTTAAACCTTTTCTTAACGTACGAAAAAGTCTGCGTAAACTCATTTCCAATTCACGTTCTAAATCATTTCTTAATGGGGTTTGTTCTCTATTTTCCATTTTAACACCCTTGCTTTTTGTTTCTTCTTCTACTAGTATATGATAATTTATATTTAATAAGAAAGAAAGCAAAAGGTTTGGGGAGACACGGATTATGAAAAATTCAACATTATTTTTTGTGCTATTAGGTTTTGGATTTTTAATCGGAGCAGCATATTGGGTTTGGGCGATCACAACTCAATCACAACCAGGGGGAATGTAAAAAAGAGCCGTAATGGCTCTTTTTTTGTTTGATCATACACTTCTAATTTAAATAAATGGGAGGTGTAAGCATGAAAGGGAAATACCAGATCACAAATCAATTTATAAAGAAAGAATGGAAGCAGCGGCCAGGAGGTAATCGTATACCACGCTTTGCGGTTGCCCACGATACTGGAAACCCCGACTCGACGGCGCAACAGAACTATGCATATTTTAACAGCAGGCATCTAGAAGCATCTGCGCACGTCTTCATAGATGATAAACAAATAGTATTGATTATTCCATTAGATGAAAAAGCATGGCACGTTCGGTCTGATGTATCCGATGCCAATGAATGGGGAATCGGAGTAGAGTTGTGCTATGGGCCATCTATTGATTTTAATAAAGCTTATAGCCGTTATGTATGGTTTTTTGCATATTTATGTGAGATGTACCAATGGGATCCTGCCCAGAAGATAAATGGTCACTTTCAACTAGACCCAAAAAGAAGAACAGATCCCTTAAATTGTTTTCATCAATACGGTAAGACATTTCCATTCTTTATTGAAGATGTTAAGTATGAGTTAAAAAAGTTTGTTGTTAATCACAAGGAGTTTCACGAGCTAGTAACTGAAGAAGGAAAGCTTTATAAAGTGCAGATAGGAGCGTTCTCATCTCGGGAAAATGCAGAAAATCTTTCTCGAAAAGCTAAAGCTGCAGGATTTGCTGTTCATATCGATTACTCATGATTCTAAGTTTTTATTTTTACTTTGAACAACTGCCTTTCATTTCGGGTTTTCCCACTTACTCCTTGTCAGGTGAGATCAAACCAATTTTTTCAGCAAAATAGGTTTTAAGTACACAAATTAATGGTAAATAATGTGGAGGTATGCCATATTTTTGTGTATATAGGGGGAAACAACTAAAAATGGAGCATCAATTGAGGGAATTAGGTAAAAAGATTATTGAACATAAGTATGATCTATCAAAGAAAATTGATGAGGTGAGCTTATCACTTGGTGAGCAACCGGCCGAGCTTTCAGAATTTGTGCTGAACCTACGGGGAGAACTATTTTCGTACTTTGGACAAGCACTTTATGAAGATAGGAAAACATCACAAGATCATTTTATTAACTGGGGAAGAAAAAATGGTGAGCTGGCTGTTCAACACGAAGTTCCTCTAGACAAAGCATTAAGTAGTACGAGATACTATCGAATGGCGCTATGGGATTTCATGCGTAACGAAGTCAACAATGAGAAATGCAGCGTTGAAACCGTTATGAACGCTGCATCAATCATCGACCCTTTATTGGATGAAACAGTCCATGCTTTTAGCGTGGCATATGTTGAAAATAATAATCGTGTACTCGGATTGGCTCGAGAGGCGATTGAAGAACTATCTGTACCTGTTGTAAGATTGACGAGGGCGGTTGCAGTTCTTCCGCTTGTAGGTACGATTGATACACATCGCTCTAAATTAATCATG encodes the following:
- a CDS encoding STAS domain-containing protein; protein product: MEHQLRELGKKIIEHKYDLSKKIDEVSLSLGEQPAELSEFVLNLRGELFSYFGQALYEDRKTSQDHFINWGRKNGELAVQHEVPLDKALSSTRYYRMALWDFMRNEVNNEKCSVETVMNAASIIDPLLDETVHAFSVAYVENNNRVLGLAREAIEELSVPVVRLTRAVAVLPLVGTIDTHRSKLIMETSLQKCMELQIEHLFIDLSGVAVIDTMVAHNLFKVINSLKLLGVNVTLSGMRPELAQTVVSLGISFDGFSIAGNLYQELEAMGIRPQKSK